The following are encoded together in the Candidatus Methylomirabilota bacterium genome:
- a CDS encoding ABC transporter ATP-binding protein, producing the protein MADGRPPGGALLEVRDLHAWYGESHILHGVDFEVRQGEVVTLLGRNGAGKTTTLKSVMGMVSRRRGSIRFDGRELIMLPSNRIARLGLAFCPEERGIFASLNVEENLLLPPVVREGGLGADAIFGLFPNLKERLRSQGTKLSGGEQQMLAIGRILRTGARLLLLDEPTEGLAPVIVQQIGATIRRLKAEGFTILLVEQNFRFAATMADRHYVMERGCVVDMIPNEALEASMGRLHDYLGV; encoded by the coding sequence ATGGCTGATGGTCGGCCGCCCGGGGGCGCGCTGCTCGAAGTGCGGGACCTCCACGCCTGGTACGGCGAGTCGCACATCCTCCACGGCGTGGACTTCGAGGTGCGGCAGGGCGAGGTGGTGACGCTCCTCGGCCGCAACGGCGCGGGGAAGACTACGACACTCAAGTCAGTCATGGGCATGGTGTCCCGCCGCCGCGGGTCGATCCGCTTCGACGGGCGAGAGCTCATCATGCTGCCGTCCAACCGCATCGCGCGCCTGGGCCTGGCCTTCTGCCCCGAGGAGCGCGGCATCTTCGCGAGCCTCAACGTCGAGGAGAACCTGCTGCTCCCGCCCGTCGTCCGCGAAGGCGGCCTCGGCGCTGACGCCATCTTCGGGCTCTTCCCCAACCTCAAGGAGCGGCTGAGGAGCCAGGGTACCAAGCTCTCGGGCGGCGAGCAGCAGATGCTGGCCATCGGCCGGATCCTCCGCACAGGGGCCCGGCTCCTGCTGCTGGATGAACCGACCGAGGGATTGGCGCCGGTGATCGTCCAGCAGATCGGCGCGACGATCCGACGGCTCAAGGCCGAGGGATTCACGATCCTGCTCGTCGAGCAGAACTTCCGCTTCGCGGCGACCATGGCCGACCGCCACTACGTCATGGAGCGCGGCTGCGTCGTGGACATGATCCCGAACGAGGCGCTCGAGGCGAGCATGGGCAGACTGCACGACTACCTTGGGGTATAA
- a CDS encoding branched-chain amino acid ABC transporter permease — translation MVLLLVVAPFFVYPLFLMKALCFGLFACAFGLLIGYVGLLSFGHAVFLGSAGYISAHTAKVWEWPPELAILAGTVAAAALGVVIGALAIRSKGIYFANITLALAQMVYFFYVQAPFTHGEDGIQAVPRGMFLGVFDLRHTLTMYFVVLAIFLAGFLVIYRVIHSPFGQVLKAIRENEPRAVSLGYAAERYKLLAFVLSGTLAGLAGGTKAIVFQLASLTDVHWTMSGEVVLMTLLGGLGTVFGPVVGAFIMITLEHYLAQLGAWVTVVQGLIFVVCVLTFRRGVVGELAKLIKRPL, via the coding sequence ATGGTCCTTCTCCTCGTGGTGGCGCCCTTCTTCGTCTACCCGCTCTTCCTCATGAAGGCCCTCTGCTTCGGCCTCTTCGCGTGCGCGTTCGGTCTCTTGATCGGCTACGTCGGGCTCCTGTCGTTCGGCCACGCCGTCTTCCTCGGGTCTGCCGGCTACATCTCTGCGCACACGGCCAAGGTCTGGGAGTGGCCGCCCGAACTCGCCATCCTGGCGGGCACCGTCGCGGCGGCGGCTCTCGGCGTCGTGATCGGGGCGCTCGCGATCCGGAGCAAGGGCATCTACTTCGCCAATATCACGCTCGCGCTCGCGCAGATGGTCTACTTCTTCTACGTCCAGGCGCCCTTCACCCATGGGGAAGACGGCATCCAGGCTGTGCCTCGCGGGATGTTCCTGGGCGTGTTCGACCTGCGTCACACGCTGACGATGTATTTCGTGGTGCTGGCGATCTTCCTGGCGGGCTTCCTCGTGATCTACCGGGTCATCCACTCGCCGTTCGGGCAGGTGCTCAAGGCCATCCGGGAGAACGAGCCGCGCGCGGTCTCTCTGGGCTACGCCGCCGAGCGCTACAAGCTCCTGGCCTTCGTGCTCTCGGGCACGCTGGCGGGGCTCGCAGGCGGCACCAAGGCCATCGTCTTCCAGCTGGCCTCGCTGACCGACGTGCACTGGACCATGTCGGGCGAGGTGGTGCTCATGACGCTTCTGGGAGGACTCGGCACGGTGTTCGGGCCCGTCGTCGGGGCCTTCATCATGATCACCCTCGAGCACTACCTGGCCCAGTTGGGCGCCTGGGTGACGGTCGTCCAGGGGCTGATCTTCGTCGTCTGTGTGCTGACCTTCCGCCGCGGTGTGGTGGGCGAGCTAGCCAAGTTGATTAAGAGGCCTCTGTAG
- a CDS encoding branched-chain amino acid ABC transporter permease: MSTVFGVPTQALFGQLLIGLINGSFYAVLSLGLSVIFGLLNIINFAHGAQYMMGAFAAYFLLQWSGLGYWWALLVAPIVVGFFGIVLERTMIRRLYHLDHLYGLLLTFGFALVIQGMFRHQFGSSGLPYAMPAQLAGGRNLGFMFLPNYRAWVIVFSLGLCLGTWYVIERTKLGSYLRAATENPALVQAFGVNVPRMVTLTYGFGVALAGVAGVLAAPIYQVNPLMGADLIIVVFAVVVIGGLGSIMGSIITGFTLGVVEGLTKVFYPEASNTVIFVIMAVVLLFRPTGLFGQDK, from the coding sequence GTGTCCACCGTCTTCGGCGTACCCACCCAGGCGCTCTTCGGTCAGCTCCTGATCGGGCTGATCAACGGCTCCTTCTACGCCGTGCTGAGCCTCGGGCTGTCGGTCATCTTCGGCCTGCTCAACATCATCAACTTCGCACACGGCGCCCAGTACATGATGGGCGCGTTCGCCGCATACTTCCTGCTGCAGTGGTCGGGGCTCGGGTACTGGTGGGCGCTTCTCGTGGCGCCGATCGTCGTGGGCTTCTTCGGCATCGTCCTCGAGCGGACCATGATCAGGCGGCTCTACCACCTCGACCATCTCTACGGCCTCCTGCTGACCTTCGGCTTCGCCCTCGTGATCCAGGGGATGTTCCGTCACCAGTTCGGCTCCTCGGGACTGCCGTACGCCATGCCGGCGCAGCTCGCAGGCGGGCGAAACCTGGGCTTCATGTTCCTGCCCAACTACCGCGCCTGGGTCATCGTGTTCTCGCTCGGGCTGTGCCTCGGGACGTGGTACGTCATCGAACGGACCAAGCTGGGTTCGTACCTGCGGGCCGCCACCGAGAACCCGGCGCTGGTCCAGGCCTTCGGCGTCAACGTGCCGCGCATGGTGACGCTCACGTACGGCTTCGGGGTCGCCCTGGCGGGCGTCGCAGGAGTGCTGGCGGCGCCCATCTACCAGGTCAACCCGCTCATGGGCGCCGACCTGATCATCGTCGTCTTCGCGGTCGTCGTCATCGGCGGCCTGGGGTCCATCATGGGCTCCATCATCACCGGCTTCACCCTCGGCGTGGTCGAGGGGCTGACCAAGGTCTTCTACCCGGAAGCCTCCAACACGGTGATCTTCGTGATCATGGCTGTCGTGCTCTTGTTCAGGCCCACGGGCCTCTTCGGGCAGGACAAGTAG
- a CDS encoding ABC transporter ATP-binding protein: protein MPTDVILETDGLTKEFRGFVAVKDVSLRVRRGTIHALIGPNGAGKTTCFNLLTHFLVPTRGRITFNGRNITGSRPADIARHGLVRSFQISAVFPHLTVLENVRIALQRRRGGSFDFWRSQAALDALNDRALELLEAVGLGGFAGLQAVELPYGRKRALEIATTLALEPEMLLLDEPTAGMTHEDVDRISALIKQAAANRTVLMVEHNLSVVANLSDTITVLARGEILAEGDYAAVSRNPDVIQAYMGQGDG, encoded by the coding sequence ATGCCCACCGACGTGATCCTCGAGACCGATGGTCTGACGAAGGAATTCCGTGGCTTCGTGGCGGTCAAGGACGTCAGCCTCCGGGTTCGGCGCGGGACCATTCACGCCCTGATCGGGCCGAACGGGGCGGGGAAGACCACTTGCTTCAACCTGCTGACTCACTTTTTGGTGCCGACGCGCGGGCGCATCACCTTCAACGGCCGGAACATCACGGGCTCGCGCCCGGCGGACATCGCGCGCCACGGGCTCGTGCGCTCGTTCCAGATCTCGGCCGTGTTCCCGCATCTGACGGTGCTGGAGAACGTGCGCATCGCGCTCCAGCGGCGGCGCGGCGGGTCGTTCGACTTCTGGCGCTCGCAGGCCGCGCTCGATGCGCTGAACGATCGCGCGCTGGAGCTGCTGGAGGCCGTCGGGCTGGGCGGCTTTGCCGGGCTCCAGGCGGTCGAGCTGCCCTATGGACGGAAGCGCGCGCTCGAGATCGCCACGACGCTCGCGCTGGAGCCCGAGATGCTGCTGCTCGACGAGCCCACGGCCGGTATGACCCACGAGGACGTGGACCGCATCTCCGCCCTGATCAAGCAGGCCGCGGCGAACCGGACGGTGCTCATGGTCGAGCATAACCTGAGCGTCGTCGCGAACCTGTCGGACACCATCACGGTCCTGGCTCGCGGCGAGATCCTGGCCGAGGGCGACTACGCCGCCGTGTCGCGCAACCCCGACGTCATCCAGGCCTACATGGGCCAGGGTGACGGCTGA
- a CDS encoding ABC transporter substrate-binding protein codes for MMRKTLIVLAVLLAFAADPAQAQISDGVIKIGVLNDQSGLYADLAGAGSVVAARMAVEDFGAAAKGMKVEIVAADHQNKADVGSAIARQWYDVDKVDLIVDVPNSGVALAVSQITRDKAKAFIVSSAATSDLTGKACSPNTVHWTYDTWALANGTGNAVVKTGGDSWFFITADYAFGHALERDTEAVVLKNGGKVLGKVRHPLSTQDFSSFLLQAQASKAKVIGLANAGGDTTNAIKQGAEFGIVKGGQNFAGLLVFLTDVHALGLEKAQGLLFTETFYWDMNDKTRAFAKRFAERNRGIHPTMIHAGVYAGVSHYLKAVEALKSDDGTKVIAKMKEMPTDDPLFGKGTIRADGRKIHPAYLIEVKKPSESKYAWDYYKIRATIPANEAFRPIDQGDCPLVKK; via the coding sequence ATGATGAGGAAGACACTGATAGTGCTGGCGGTGCTGCTGGCTTTCGCCGCCGACCCGGCTCAGGCCCAGATCTCGGACGGCGTCATCAAAATCGGCGTGCTGAACGACCAGTCCGGGCTGTACGCCGACCTCGCGGGCGCCGGCTCCGTGGTCGCGGCGCGCATGGCGGTCGAGGACTTCGGCGCTGCCGCCAAGGGCATGAAGGTCGAGATCGTCGCCGCCGACCACCAGAACAAGGCCGACGTCGGCTCGGCCATCGCCCGGCAGTGGTACGACGTGGACAAGGTCGACCTGATCGTCGACGTGCCCAACTCCGGCGTGGCGCTCGCCGTCAGCCAGATCACGAGGGACAAGGCCAAGGCGTTCATCGTCTCGTCGGCCGCGACCTCCGATCTGACGGGCAAGGCCTGCTCGCCGAACACCGTCCACTGGACCTACGACACCTGGGCGCTGGCCAACGGTACGGGCAACGCGGTCGTCAAGACAGGCGGGGACAGCTGGTTCTTCATCACCGCCGACTACGCCTTCGGCCACGCCCTCGAACGCGACACCGAGGCGGTCGTGCTCAAGAACGGCGGCAAGGTGCTGGGCAAGGTCCGGCACCCGCTCAGCACGCAGGACTTCTCGTCGTTCCTCCTGCAGGCGCAGGCCTCGAAGGCCAAGGTCATCGGCCTCGCCAACGCCGGCGGCGACACGACCAACGCGATCAAGCAGGGCGCCGAGTTCGGCATCGTCAAGGGCGGCCAGAACTTCGCCGGCCTCCTCGTCTTCCTCACCGACGTGCACGCCCTCGGCCTCGAGAAGGCCCAGGGGCTGCTCTTCACCGAGACGTTCTACTGGGACATGAACGATAAGACGCGCGCCTTCGCGAAGCGCTTCGCCGAGCGCAACCGGGGCATCCACCCGACCATGATCCACGCGGGCGTGTACGCCGGCGTGTCCCACTACCTGAAGGCGGTCGAGGCGCTCAAGTCGGACGACGGCACCAAGGTCATCGCCAAGATGAAGGAGATGCCGACGGATGATCCGCTCTTCGGCAAGGGCACGATCCGCGCGGACGGGCGGAAGATCCATCCCGCGTACCTCATCGAGGTCAAGAAGCCCTCGGAGTCGAAGTACGCGTGGGACTACTACAAGATCCGGGCGACCATCCCGGCCAACGAAGCCTTTCGCCCCATCGACCAGGGCGACTGCCCGCTGGTGAAGAAGTAG
- a CDS encoding AMP-binding protein: protein MEPSAETLPQLLLAQAERWGNRRVAIREKEFGIWQAYTWRQYADHVQRIALGLASLGFRRGDKIAVIGDNRPQLYWTMVAAQALGGAPVPIYQDSIAAEMHYVIDHSESRVVVCEDQEQVDKILEMKDKLPAVEMVIYDDPKGMRHYDYPFLQSLDKVQELGAGFAVAHPGYWDAEVAKGKALDLAIINYTSGTTGFPKGVMISHGALISTARNFLQAERLDERDEVMAYLPMAWIGDSFFSLAVAFLSGCTVNCPEDASTVRHDFREIGPTMTFAPPRIWENILSQAQVRIEDANWLQLRLTKFFLPRGMRKAKLELEGKPVSVGLRALCSLGRWLVFDPLRDQLGFRRIRAAITGGAALGPEMMQFFRAIGVNLKQLYGATECCAPATLHRDGHVKLETVGPPIPGVEITLSERGEVLIRTAGLFSGYYKSPEQTAAALKDGWLHTGDAGLFDPDGQLVIIDRVKDVATLHDGTVFAPQYIENKLKFSVYIKEAVAVGNERPYVAVMVNIDMEVVGNWAERRGIGYSGYTDLAQNPATYDLLHEEIRRTNQTLAPSQRVTRFAILHKELDPDDAEITRTRKLRRGFINERYAPIIAALYDPKAASVAVKVTVTYEDGRTSDMERQVRIMDVEGV, encoded by the coding sequence ATGGAGCCCTCGGCCGAGACACTGCCGCAGCTCCTGCTCGCCCAGGCCGAGCGCTGGGGGAATCGCCGCGTCGCCATCCGCGAGAAGGAATTCGGCATCTGGCAGGCCTACACGTGGCGCCAGTACGCGGACCACGTCCAGCGCATCGCCTTGGGATTGGCCAGCCTGGGCTTCCGCCGCGGCGACAAGATTGCCGTCATCGGCGATAACCGCCCGCAGCTCTACTGGACCATGGTGGCGGCCCAGGCCCTGGGCGGGGCGCCAGTGCCCATCTACCAGGACTCCATCGCCGCGGAGATGCATTACGTCATCGACCACTCCGAGTCCCGCGTGGTCGTCTGCGAGGACCAGGAGCAGGTGGACAAGATCCTCGAGATGAAGGACAAGCTGCCCGCGGTCGAGATGGTCATCTACGACGACCCGAAGGGCATGCGGCACTATGACTACCCATTCCTCCAGAGCCTCGACAAGGTCCAGGAGCTGGGCGCGGGGTTCGCCGTCGCGCACCCTGGGTACTGGGACGCCGAGGTGGCCAAGGGCAAGGCCTTGGATCTCGCCATCATCAACTACACGTCGGGGACGACCGGCTTTCCTAAGGGCGTGATGATCTCCCACGGGGCGCTCATCAGCACCGCCAGGAACTTCCTTCAGGCCGAGCGGCTGGACGAGCGCGACGAGGTGATGGCCTACCTGCCGATGGCCTGGATCGGCGACAGCTTCTTCTCGCTGGCGGTGGCCTTTCTCTCCGGCTGCACGGTCAATTGCCCTGAGGACGCCTCGACGGTCCGGCACGACTTCCGGGAGATCGGCCCCACCATGACATTCGCGCCGCCTCGCATTTGGGAAAACATTCTCTCTCAGGCCCAGGTGCGCATCGAGGATGCCAACTGGCTCCAGCTCCGGCTGACGAAGTTCTTCCTTCCGCGCGGCATGCGCAAGGCCAAGCTCGAGCTCGAGGGCAAGCCCGTGTCCGTGGGGCTCCGCGCGCTGTGCTCCCTCGGGCGGTGGCTCGTCTTCGACCCGCTCCGCGACCAGCTGGGCTTCCGCCGCATCCGCGCGGCGATCACGGGCGGCGCCGCCCTCGGGCCGGAGATGATGCAGTTCTTCCGCGCCATCGGCGTCAACCTCAAGCAGCTCTACGGCGCCACCGAGTGCTGCGCCCCGGCGACCTTGCACCGTGACGGCCACGTCAAGCTCGAGACCGTCGGGCCGCCCATCCCAGGCGTCGAGATCACGCTCTCCGAGCGGGGCGAGGTGCTCATCCGCACCGCGGGCCTCTTCTCGGGCTACTACAAGAGCCCCGAGCAGACCGCCGCCGCGCTCAAGGACGGCTGGCTCCACACCGGCGACGCGGGCCTTTTCGACCCGGACGGGCAGCTGGTCATCATCGACCGCGTCAAGGACGTGGCCACCCTCCACGACGGCACGGTCTTCGCCCCCCAGTACATCGAGAACAAGCTCAAGTTCAGCGTCTACATCAAGGAGGCCGTAGCGGTGGGCAATGAGCGGCCCTACGTCGCCGTGATGGTCAACATCGACATGGAGGTTGTCGGGAACTGGGCCGAGCGGCGCGGCATCGGCTACTCGGGCTACACCGACCTCGCCCAGAACCCGGCCACCTACGACCTGCTCCACGAGGAGATCCGCCGGACCAACCAGACCCTGGCTCCGTCGCAGCGCGTCACGCGCTTCGCCATCCTGCACAAGGAGCTGGACCCCGACGATGCCGAGATCACGAGAACCCGGAAGCTCCGTCGCGGGTTCATCAATGAGAGGTATGCGCCCATCATTGCCGCTCTCTATGACCCCAAGGCCGCGAGCGTCGCCGTGAAGGTCACGGTGACCTACGAAGACGGCAGGACGTCGGACATGGAGCGTCAGGTGCGGATCATGGACGTGGAAGGGGTCTAG
- a CDS encoding enoyl-CoA hydratase/isomerase family protein produces the protein MTEPSVLYEVRDGVATLTLNRPGVLNALHHDLAAQLADHAEAAAKDRDVWVVVVRGRGRAFSSGMDREELSAGRIGEAFYRHWIRGLNCLEDMDKLVVAVLHGYSIGGGLQLAVACDLRLAADDAVLGLGATRHGLIPDGSILRLARIIGLGRAKELTLLNDHIEPGAALAMGLVNWVVPAAQIDAKLGEIVEKAFHASRTATGHAKRLLHASFHADPRDMIEEIVRAQQDCMGSWEIEVANQAWDASKRDARFFPRTR, from the coding sequence ATGACGGAGCCGAGCGTGCTCTACGAGGTGCGGGACGGCGTCGCCACGCTCACGCTCAACCGTCCCGGCGTGCTGAACGCCCTTCACCACGATCTCGCGGCGCAGCTGGCGGATCACGCGGAGGCCGCGGCCAAGGACCGGGACGTCTGGGTGGTCGTCGTCCGGGGCAGGGGCCGGGCGTTCTCCTCGGGCATGGACAGGGAGGAACTCTCGGCGGGGCGCATCGGCGAGGCCTTCTACCGGCATTGGATCCGCGGGCTCAATTGCCTCGAGGACATGGACAAGCTCGTGGTCGCGGTGCTCCACGGCTACTCGATCGGCGGCGGGCTCCAACTCGCGGTCGCGTGCGACCTGCGCCTGGCGGCCGACGACGCCGTCCTTGGGCTCGGCGCCACGCGCCACGGCCTCATCCCGGACGGCTCCATTCTGCGGCTTGCCCGCATCATCGGTCTCGGGCGCGCCAAGGAGCTGACGCTGCTGAACGACCACATCGAGCCCGGCGCGGCGCTCGCCATGGGGCTCGTCAACTGGGTGGTGCCGGCGGCGCAGATCGATGCCAAGCTCGGCGAGATCGTCGAGAAGGCTTTCCACGCCTCGCGCACGGCCACGGGCCACGCCAAGCGGCTCCTGCACGCGTCTTTCCACGCGGACCCGCGCGACATGATCGAGGAGATCGTGCGCGCGCAGCAGGACTGCATGGGATCGTGGGAGATCGAGGTGGCGAACCAGGCCTGGGACGCCTCGAAGAGGGACGCCCGCTTCTTCCCTCGTACCCGCTAG
- a CDS encoding branched-chain amino acid ABC transporter permease — MAGNVTFLVEVLVGGIAAGLMYSLVALGFVLIFKASGVFNFAQGVMVLFSALTLVGLMERGVPVPAALALTALTMIALAFAIERVVLRPLVNQEPIILFMATIGLNFFLEGFGEMVWGANVKKLDVGIPDTSFIVRGVQMNRLELTAALTAAVLVAILAVLFQRTKIGRALRAVADDHEAALSIGIPLKTIWVVVWSVAGLVAIVAGIMWGAKSGVQFSLSLIALKSLPVLILGGFTSVPGAIVGGLIIGVGEKLGEVYWGPLVGGAIENWFAYVLALTFLLFRPQGLFGEKIIERV, encoded by the coding sequence ATGGCGGGCAACGTCACGTTTCTCGTCGAGGTGCTCGTCGGCGGCATCGCTGCGGGCCTCATGTATTCTCTCGTCGCTCTGGGATTCGTCCTGATCTTCAAGGCCTCGGGCGTGTTCAACTTCGCCCAGGGAGTCATGGTGCTCTTCTCGGCGCTCACGCTGGTCGGCCTGATGGAGCGCGGAGTGCCGGTGCCGGCCGCTCTCGCGCTGACGGCGCTGACCATGATCGCCCTGGCGTTCGCCATCGAGCGCGTGGTGCTGCGGCCGCTGGTCAACCAAGAGCCCATCATCCTGTTCATGGCGACCATCGGGCTCAACTTCTTCCTCGAGGGTTTCGGCGAGATGGTCTGGGGCGCCAACGTCAAGAAGCTCGACGTCGGGATCCCCGACACCTCGTTCATCGTGCGCGGGGTGCAGATGAACCGGCTGGAGCTGACCGCGGCGCTGACCGCGGCCGTCCTGGTGGCGATCCTGGCCGTCCTCTTCCAGCGGACCAAGATAGGCCGGGCGCTCCGGGCGGTGGCCGACGATCACGAGGCGGCGCTCAGCATCGGCATCCCGCTCAAGACCATCTGGGTCGTCGTCTGGTCGGTGGCCGGCCTGGTAGCCATCGTGGCGGGGATCATGTGGGGCGCCAAGAGCGGCGTGCAGTTCAGCCTGTCGCTGATCGCGCTCAAATCGCTGCCCGTCCTCATCCTGGGCGGCTTCACATCGGTGCCCGGCGCCATCGTCGGCGGCCTCATCATCGGCGTGGGAGAGAAGCTCGGCGAGGTGTACTGGGGTCCGCTCGTCGGCGGGGCCATCGAGAACTGGTTCGCGTACGTCCTGGCGCTGACCTTCCTGCTGTTCCGGCCCCAAGGGTTGTTTGGCGAGAAGATCATAGAGCGCGTATAG
- a CDS encoding ABC transporter ATP-binding protein has protein sequence MPVTLAERPIPGAGAAGAPRWEPLLRVDDITVRFGAVQALSDVSVDVYRGEIVAIIGPNGAGKTTLINVISGFYHPQKGRILFEGKDRTQLKPYDVAALGVARTFQNVALFKSMTVLDNIMTGRLLKMRGHFLLDAIYWGPARRQELEHRAAAERVIDFLEIQAIRKTPAGRLPYGLQKRVELARALAAEPQLLLLDEPMAGMNVEEKEDMSRFILDVHDEFGTTIALIEHDMSVVMDISDRVVALDYGRKIADGPPEVVRKDQVVIDAYLGVDHGGVAHGGVDHGGVAHG, from the coding sequence ATGCCGGTGACCCTCGCTGAGCGACCGATCCCGGGAGCAGGCGCTGCAGGCGCCCCACGCTGGGAGCCTCTACTCCGGGTCGACGACATCACCGTGCGGTTCGGGGCGGTGCAGGCGCTCTCCGACGTGAGTGTGGACGTCTACCGAGGAGAGATCGTCGCGATCATCGGCCCGAACGGGGCGGGGAAGACCACCCTGATCAACGTCATCAGCGGCTTCTACCATCCCCAGAAGGGGCGGATCCTGTTCGAGGGCAAGGACAGGACCCAGCTCAAGCCCTACGACGTGGCCGCCCTCGGCGTCGCCCGGACGTTCCAGAACGTCGCCCTGTTCAAAAGCATGACCGTGCTGGACAACATCATGACCGGCCGGCTGCTCAAGATGCGCGGACACTTCCTCCTGGACGCTATCTACTGGGGGCCTGCCAGGCGGCAGGAGCTCGAGCACCGGGCCGCCGCCGAGCGCGTCATAGACTTTCTGGAGATCCAGGCCATCCGCAAGACGCCAGCCGGCCGGCTGCCCTACGGCCTCCAGAAGCGGGTGGAGCTGGCCCGCGCGCTGGCCGCCGAGCCGCAGCTCCTCCTGCTGGACGAGCCGATGGCCGGGATGAACGTCGAGGAGAAGGAGGACATGTCCCGCTTCATCCTCGACGTCCACGACGAGTTCGGCACGACCATCGCCCTGATCGAGCACGACATGAGCGTGGTGATGGACATCTCCGACCGGGTCGTGGCGCTGGACTACGGCCGGAAGATCGCCGACGGCCCGCCCGAGGTCGTGCGGAAAGACCAGGTCGTGATCGACGCCTATCTTGGGGTGGACCATGGGGGGGTCGCCCATGGGGGAGTGGATCATGGGGGGGTCGCCCATGGTTGA
- a CDS encoding 2-dehydropantoate 2-reductase, with product MSPRLLFIGAGAIGSYLGGFLSRAGHEVTLVDPWPAQVEAIRAHGISVSGPHEPFEARPAALHIHEAQRLGADFDVAFVAVKAYDTAWATHMALPRLGPDAYVVSAQNCWNDPVVAAIAGPDRSVGLVMSKIAVALWEPGRVERGAEKGSGSGHDVFRAGEHDGRITPRVEALAKMLSVIDGAKATDNLWGERWSKLCANAMGNPVQAMTGLGSLEIAAQPRGREITIRLASESARVGLAAGYSIPKFGGAEAKTWAAADDGAVYAELDAMLVPKGGSGRNWRASMAQDVTKGRRSEIEQMNGHVVARGRELGVATPLGSVVVGLVREIDAGARRPAPELIEQALTAAGA from the coding sequence ATGAGCCCACGACTCCTCTTCATCGGCGCAGGCGCGATCGGCAGCTATCTCGGCGGCTTCCTCTCCCGGGCCGGGCACGAGGTGACGCTCGTGGACCCCTGGCCCGCGCAGGTCGAGGCGATACGCGCCCACGGCATCAGCGTGAGCGGGCCGCATGAGCCCTTCGAGGCGCGGCCGGCGGCGCTCCACATCCACGAGGCGCAGCGGCTCGGGGCCGACTTCGACGTCGCATTCGTGGCGGTCAAGGCCTACGACACCGCGTGGGCGACGCACATGGCCCTTCCTCGCCTCGGGCCTGATGCCTACGTCGTCTCGGCGCAAAACTGCTGGAACGACCCCGTCGTGGCGGCCATCGCCGGGCCGGATCGCTCGGTCGGGCTCGTCATGTCCAAGATCGCGGTCGCCCTCTGGGAGCCCGGGCGCGTCGAGCGGGGCGCCGAGAAGGGCAGCGGCTCCGGGCACGACGTGTTCCGCGCCGGCGAGCACGACGGCAGGATCACGCCCCGCGTCGAGGCGCTGGCCAAGATGCTCTCCGTCATCGACGGCGCCAAGGCGACGGACAACCTCTGGGGCGAGCGCTGGTCCAAGCTCTGCGCGAACGCGATGGGGAATCCCGTGCAGGCGATGACCGGGCTCGGCAGCCTCGAGATCGCGGCACAGCCGCGTGGGCGCGAGATCACCATCCGCCTGGCATCCGAGTCGGCCCGCGTCGGGCTGGCGGCCGGCTACTCGATCCCCAAGTTCGGCGGCGCGGAGGCGAAGACCTGGGCGGCAGCGGACGACGGGGCCGTCTACGCCGAGCTCGACGCCATGCTCGTGCCCAAGGGCGGCTCGGGCCGGAACTGGCGCGCTTCGATGGCGCAGGACGTGACCAAGGGACGGCGCTCGGAGATCGAGCAGATGAACGGCCACGTGGTGGCTCGCGGGCGCGAGCTCGGGGTGGCGACGCCCCTCGGGTCGGTCGTGGTCGGCCTCGTGCGCGAGATCGACGCGGGCGCCCGCAGGCCCGCCCCCGAGCTGATCGAGCAGGCGCTCACGGCCGCCGGCGCCTAG